A stretch of the Papaver somniferum cultivar HN1 chromosome 6, ASM357369v1, whole genome shotgun sequence genome encodes the following:
- the LOC113286254 gene encoding UDP-glycosyltransferase 74F2-like produces the protein MMKELDQTGTKNGGHILVVPYPSQGHVNPMLQFSKRLISKGLKITLAVTVYVSKTTETKINGPIAIETISDGFDEGGYKEAGDLGVYVQRFIIVGSETLTQLIEKLQTSGNPVSCVVYDPFIPWVLDVTKELGLIGAAFFTQSCIVGAIYSSVQKGLVRAPVPAGEAFLVPGLPPLNVSICRLLLLALDDIHFC, from the coding sequence atgatgaaagaaCTAGATCAGACAGGTACCAAAAATGGAGGTCACATACTAGTTGTACCTTACCCAAGTCAAGGTCACGTCAATCCCATGCTccaattctcaaagagattaataTCCAAAGGTCTCAAAATCACCTTAGCAGTGACAgtctatgtttcaaaaacaacgGAAACTAAGATCAACGGCCCGATAGCAATCGAGACGATATCAGATGGTTTTGATGAAGGTGGTTACAAGGAAGCTGGTGATCTGGGTGTTTATGTCCAACGGTTCATAATTGTGGGTTCAGAAACGTTAACCCAACTCATTGAGAAATTGCAAACTTCCGGTAATCCAGTAAGTTGTGTAGTGTATGATCCGTTTATACCATGGGTTTTAGATGTAACGAAAGAGCTAGGCCTCATTGGGGCTGCATTCTTCACTCAATCTTGTATTGTTGGTGCAATTTACTCCAGTGTGCAAAAGGGTCTAGTGAGAGCACCAGTCCCGGCAGGCGAAGCTTTTTTAGTTCCGGGGTTGCCACCGTTGAATGTTTCGATTTGCCGACTTTTGTTGCTGGCATTGGACGACATCCATTTTTGTTAG